GAAGATAAAGTGCCTTACTGGGATTTTAATGCGAATGAAGCAGGTTACACACCGGGCATTAACTCTTATGCCAATAAGGTAACAGATAAACCAAGAGATGCTTCTGCTGCTGCCATCACCGCTTCTGCTTTATTTGAGCTGAGCAGGTATGCAGGTGCAAAGGAAGAAAAATATAAACAGGCCGCTATTCAAATGCTGCATTCACTGGCCAGCCCGGCATACCGTGCACCGGTTGGCAGTAATGGTAACTTTCTGCTGATGCACAGTGTGGGAAGTATACCACATCATACGGAAATAGATGTACCACTGGTATATGCAGATTATTATTTTATAGAGGCATTGCAACGGTATGAAGATCAATTGAAGAAATAAGTTTAATCTTGACAATCGCGTATGGAACGAGGGCTGCCGTCTGGCAGCCCTTTTTTAATGTGCATAAACTGGCTACTTTAGCAGATGTCTTCTTCAGTCGCTAAAAAGGCTCCGGCAGAAGCGCTCAGGCCCTTCATTACGGAATATGTTTTCAGACAGGTGGAAGTGCCTGTGGTGAAAGCAATGCCCCTGCGTTACATCAGCTCTATTGGTTTTTCCCTGGGGGAGGATTTCGCATTTTAACTCTCAAATTTCAAGCGCAACTTTTCTTCTTCCAAATCTAACAGGCTTTGATGCCGGCGGATGATCTCGTCGTCTGTTTCCGGGCTTTTATCCAGTTCATGCAGGAGTGTGCGCTGTTGTTCCAGTACTTCTAAATAAACGCGGCGGTAATCATCATGTTCCGGCTCAATAAGATGTTCTGTATTGTGAAAATGCGTGTTCTCATACCGGGCTTTCAGCTGCTGCAAGATGGTATTGGTTTTGAGTACTTCTGCATGTTGCTCGTCCAGGAACTTTAGGGTATGGGCCGCTAATTTCTTCCTGATCATCAGTTCCTGTTCTTCCGGTGTGAGGGTAATATCCGGGTCCGGCATTTTCACCAGGCGGATCATGAGCGGCAGTGTTAAACCCTGCACCACCAATGTAACCAGGATCACCATGAAAGTGATAAAGAGAATGAGGTTTCGCTGGGGGAAGGGCGTGATCTTATCTGAGAGTAAAACCGGAATGGATAATGCAGCAGCAAGGGAAACCACACCACGCATGCCTGCCCATCCAAGGAGGAAAGGTCCTTTTAACCCCGGTCTGTTATCAGCTGTGGTAATGTACCGGCTGATGAAAACGGTGAAATAGGAAGCGCCGAATGTAGAAAGCAGCCGGGTAACGATCAGCACCAGGGAGATCAGCAGGCCATATTTAATGGCTTCTCCTAAACTTACCGGTCCCAGTTGATTCACGATCACCGGAAGTTCCAGGCCTATGAGCATAAACACCAGCCCGTTCAGCACAAAACCCAATGTGGACCATACATTGCTTCCCTGGTACCTGC
This DNA window, taken from Chitinophaga niabensis, encodes the following:
- a CDS encoding Na+/H+ antiporter — translated: MLDQVIQYLSLILIIITLVMLAQKLKIAYPIVLVIGGLLISLIPGLPSVTINPELIFVIFLPPLLYEAAWYTSWKDFWKWRRVITSFAFLIVVLTSFVVALVSSSIIPGFTMALGFLLGGIVSPPDAVSATAVLKNVKVPKRLSSILEGESLLNDASSLIVFRFALVAVDTGRFIFHEAAVSFVVVIVMGILTGVLIGLIYYAVHKWLPTTTNMDIVLSLTAPYVMYIVAEAFHFSGVLSVVSGGLFLSARSHLFLNHRSRYQGSNVWSTLGFVLNGLVFMLIGLELPVIVNQLGPVSLGEAIKYGLLISLVLIVTRLLSTFGASYFTVFISRYITTADNRPGLKGPFLLGWAGMRGVVSLAAALSIPVLLSDKITPFPQRNLILFITFMVILVTLVVQGLTLPLMIRLVKMPDPDITLTPEEQELMIRKKLAAHTLKFLDEQHAEVLKTNTILQQLKARYENTHFHNTEHLIEPEHDDYRRVYLEVLEQQRTLLHELDKSPETDDEIIRRHQSLLDLEEEKLRLKFES